The genomic DNA GGATGAAATGGACTGGCTGAAGCGACATATCTTTGACGGAGAAGAATTCGGCGGGATCGGGAAGGGTCTCGGCGAAGCGGCGCGCGTACTGGTGAAGAATGCGCCGGGATCGCTGCCGGTTCTGATCGCGGATTATCTGAGCGAGCGCTGTGCGCGGCCCGTGCTGTTTGTGGCCGAGACCACTGAAGACGCCGAAGAAGCGGTGGATGATCTCACGGTTTTGATGGAGTACCCCCCCCTACCCCCCCACAAAGTGGAGGGGAGACAGGAAGTACCCCCCCCAGCCCCCCCGCAGAGCGGAGGGGAGACGCGAAGTACTCCCCCCGGCTCCCCCGCAAAGCGGAGGGGAGAGAGTAGTCCGTGCTTCCTGCCCGAGCGGCCGCACTTCGCGCGCGAACTCACGCCCGTCGAGCAGTCGGAGCGGGCGGAAGTCTTGCTCACGCTCGCGGGCGGCGGACAATCGGTGGTGGTGACCACGGCGGCGGCGCTCCTCGATCCCGTGCCCGAGCCGGGTTCGCTCTCGGCCAATCTCTACACGATTACCAAGGGCGAAACTCTGCCGCGCGAATCGCTCTTGCAGTATCTCGTGGAGGCGGGCTACAAACGTGAAATGTTCGCCGAGTCGGTGGGACAGTTTGCCGTGCGCGGCGCGGTGGTGGACATCTATCCGTTCGGCGCGGCCGAGCCGATGCGACTGGAATTCTTCGGCGAAGAGGTGGAAAGCCTGCGCACGTTCGATCCGTCCTCGCAGAAATCTACCGGCTACGTTGATGACGTGACGATGGTGGCGGCGGAACTGCCAAACACCGCGACGTCCTCGCTGCTGGCTCATCTTCCCGCAAATGCCGTGATCGTCTGGGCGAGCGGCCGGCCCGCGTGGGGCGCGCTGAAAAAGTCCTACGAAGAGCGGCAAGCAGCAAATGGCAATGGAGCGTTTCGCAAGCTGGCCGAGCGCTTCGTCGAAACGCTTGATCTGGAAGATGAAGCGAGCGAAGAGCCGGAAGAAGAAATAGGCGAAGACGAAAACGACACCGAGACGGCAAGCAATCAAGTTTTTCTGAATCCCGAAGAAATACGCCGCGCTTCCCGCTCGTTTACGCAAATCTTCCTCGAGAGCGCGCCGTGGGAATGCGACTCGACACTGGACTTGCAGGCGCAGCCGCAGGAGCGGTTCGCCGCGAATCTTCCGCTGGTGGCCGACCGCCTGAAGGAGTATCACGAACAGGGCACGCGCGCGGTTCTCCTGTGCGATACCGACGCGGCCGGAGAGCGGCTCGCGCAAATCCTGATCGAGCGCGGCTGCCCGGATAATGCTTTTGTAGTTCGCGAAGGGGGATTGCATCACGGTTTCACGCTCACGCGCACGAAGCTCGCGGTCCTTGTGGATCACGACATCTTCGGCCGGATGCGGCGGCGACGGAGATTTCTCAAGTTCAAGAACGTCGTTCCGCTGCACGATATTGACGCGCTAAAGCCCGGAGATTTCGTGGTGCACGTTGACTACGGAATCGGCCGCTACATGGGACTGACCAAGATCAGCGTCGGCGGCACGCAGCGCGAAGTCCTGAAGATCGAGTATCGCGACGGCGTGACGCTGTTCGTGAAACTCGAAAATCTCGCACAAGTACAAAAATATTCGGGTCGCGACGGATTTCAACCGCCACTCTCGAAAATCGGCGGCCGGGATTGGCGGGACCTCAAACGCAAGACGAAGAAATCGCTGCTCTCTATCGCCGAGGAACTGATTAAGCTGTACGCGCAGCGAAAGTCGGCCACGGGAATCGCCTATTCGGACGACACCGCGTGGCAGCGCGAGATGGAGGCGAGTTTTGCCTATGAAGACACGCTCGATCAAATGCGCGCGGCCGAAGACGTAAAACACGACATGGAACGGCCGCTGCCGATGGATCGTTTGATCTGCGGAGACGTGGGCTACGGCAAGACGGAGATCGCAATTCGGGCGGCGTTCAAATCGGTAACCGACGGCAAGCAGGTGGCGGTTTTGGTGCCGACCACGATTCTTGCGCAGCAGCATTTCCGCACGTTCCGCGAGCGGCTGAAAAACTGGCCGATCCGCGTGGAAGTGCTTTCGCGATTTCAATCCGCGAAGGAGCAGAAGCAGACGCTGAAACGGCTCGCCGACGGGAAAGCGGATATTCTCATCGGCACGCACCGCCTGCTTTCGAAGGACGTGCAGTTCAGCGATCTGGGCCTGCTCATTATTGACGAAGAGCACCGCTTCGGAGTGGTGCAAAAGGAACGGATCAAATCGCTGCGCGCGAATATTGACGTCTTGGCGATGAGCGCGACGCCGATTCCCCGCACGCTGCACATGGCGCTGATGGGCGCGCGCGACCTTTCGCAGATCAACACTCCGCCGCCGGGACGGCTGCCCATCGAAACCGACGTGGTGCAATTCTCGGAGAAGGTCATCAAGGACTCGATCACCTACGAAATGCAGCGCGGTGGGCAGGTGTTCTTCGTTCACAACCGGATCGAATCCATCGAGGCGGTGCGGCGAATGCTCATGCGGCTGTTGCCGAAGGTGAGGTTCGCGGTCGCGCACGGAAAGATGGACGAAGACAAACTGTCGCATGTGATGGTGGATTTCATCGAGGGCAGCTACGACGTATTGATCTCAACCATGATTATCGAGTCGGGACTTGATCTGCCCAACGTGAACACAATGATCGTAAACCGTGCCGACCGGTTTGGCGTGGCCCAGCTTCATCAGCTTCGCGGACGGATCGGACGGTCATCGCGGAAAGCCTACGCGTACCTGCTGGTTCCGCACAAGTTCGAGATCTCGCGGATGGCCCGGCAGCGGCTGGCGGCGCTCACCAATTTCTCTTCGCTGGGGGCGGGCTTTCAGGTGGCGATGCGCGATCTGGAGATTCGCGGAGCGGGCAACCTCCTCGGCCGCGAGCAGTCAGGGTACATCAATGCGGTGGGCTTTGAGATGTACCAGAAACTGATCGAGGAGGCCGTCCGCGAGGTTAAACTGGAGGTGGCGGGCGGCAACGGCAAGGAACAGCCGCCGGTTGAGCTCAGGCTGAAGCTCGAAGCTGACGCCTTTTTCCCCGAGGATTACATGCCGGAGGGGGCGATGAGGCTCAACTACTACCGGGATCTGTCGCGG from bacterium includes the following:
- the mfd gene encoding transcription-repair coupling factor, which produces DEMDWLKRHIFDGEEFGGIGKGLGEAARVLVKNAPGSLPVLIADYLSERCARPVLFVAETTEDAEEAVDDLTVLMEYPPLPPHKVEGRQEVPPPAPPQSGGETRSTPPGSPAKRRGESSPCFLPERPHFARELTPVEQSERAEVLLTLAGGGQSVVVTTAAALLDPVPEPGSLSANLYTITKGETLPRESLLQYLVEAGYKREMFAESVGQFAVRGAVVDIYPFGAAEPMRLEFFGEEVESLRTFDPSSQKSTGYVDDVTMVAAELPNTATSSLLAHLPANAVIVWASGRPAWGALKKSYEERQAANGNGAFRKLAERFVETLDLEDEASEEPEEEIGEDENDTETASNQVFLNPEEIRRASRSFTQIFLESAPWECDSTLDLQAQPQERFAANLPLVADRLKEYHEQGTRAVLLCDTDAAGERLAQILIERGCPDNAFVVREGGLHHGFTLTRTKLAVLVDHDIFGRMRRRRRFLKFKNVVPLHDIDALKPGDFVVHVDYGIGRYMGLTKISVGGTQREVLKIEYRDGVTLFVKLENLAQVQKYSGRDGFQPPLSKIGGRDWRDLKRKTKKSLLSIAEELIKLYAQRKSATGIAYSDDTAWQREMEASFAYEDTLDQMRAAEDVKHDMERPLPMDRLICGDVGYGKTEIAIRAAFKSVTDGKQVAVLVPTTILAQQHFRTFRERLKNWPIRVEVLSRFQSAKEQKQTLKRLADGKADILIGTHRLLSKDVQFSDLGLLIIDEEHRFGVVQKERIKSLRANIDVLAMSATPIPRTLHMALMGARDLSQINTPPPGRLPIETDVVQFSEKVIKDSITYEMQRGGQVFFVHNRIESIEAVRRMLMRLLPKVRFAVAHGKMDEDKLSHVMVDFIEGSYDVLISTMIIESGLDLPNVNTMIVNRADRFGVAQLHQLRGRIGRSSRKAYAYLLVPHKFEISRMARQRLAALTNFSSLGAGFQVAMRDLEIRGAGNLLGREQSGYINAVGFEMYQKLIEEAVREVKLEVAGGNGKEQPPVELRLKLEADAFFPEDYMPEGAMRLNYYRDLSRTKELDSVDEAEREVADRFGRLPDAARNLFDMVRVRILREWLGAETIALERAVCTIEFPQDGLSRERVLGIAAAGEGFPVEFSASGPLKIRLPLGMVKDWREKLGYTLKYLHKIAEVGRLQAADTA